A portion of the Calothrix sp. 336/3 genome contains these proteins:
- a CDS encoding response regulator translates to MVDFTSSKHILLVDDNLDNLKVLSEILQAYGWRTLMATDGESAIEQAEYAKPHLIVLDVMMPGIDGFETCRRLKANPITANIPVIFMTALMDTNSITHAFDLGAVDYITKPFQNQEVLARIKTHFSLYMLQMELEKLVAEKTHEVVKAK, encoded by the coding sequence ATGGTGGATTTTACTTCATCAAAGCATATTCTTTTAGTTGATGATAACTTGGATAATCTCAAAGTCTTATCGGAAATTCTTCAAGCATATGGCTGGAGAACATTGATGGCGACAGATGGAGAATCCGCAATTGAACAAGCAGAATATGCCAAACCCCATTTAATCGTTCTGGATGTGATGATGCCAGGAATCGATGGATTTGAGACTTGTCGCAGACTGAAAGCGAATCCCATAACTGCTAATATCCCAGTCATTTTTATGACGGCTTTGATGGATACAAATAGTATTACTCATGCCTTTGATTTAGGGGCAGTAGACTATATCACAAAACCGTTTCAGAATCAAGAAGTATTAGCAAGGATTAAGACTCATTTTTCCTTATATATGCTACAGATGGAGTTAGAAAAACTCGTTGCAGAAAAGACTCATGAAGTCGTAAAAGCTAAATAA
- a CDS encoding HAMP domain-containing sensor histidine kinase: protein MEEICTDILAIISPEAAKKNIQLITDIQPNLTSANLDRRRITQSIIHLMSNAVKFTNNGGKVKLKITSILKSSEIPWLVIYVIDNGIGISAKDINTLFQPFVQLDSGLNRQYEGTGLGLVLVKKIVEQHGGKVKVKSEVGKGSCFMIELPYAK from the coding sequence ATGGAAGAAATATGTACAGATATTCTTGCCATCATTAGTCCAGAGGCAGCCAAGAAAAATATTCAATTAATTACGGATATTCAGCCTAATTTAACTTCCGCTAACCTTGATAGACGACGTATTACTCAATCAATAATTCATTTAATGAGTAATGCAGTTAAATTTACGAATAATGGTGGTAAAGTCAAGCTGAAAATTACTTCTATTTTGAAGTCATCAGAGATTCCATGGTTGGTAATATATGTAATTGATAATGGGATTGGGATATCTGCCAAGGACATCAATACACTTTTTCAACCTTTTGTACAGTTAGATAGCGGTTTGAATCGTCAATATGAGGGGACTGGATTAGGGCTAGTTTTGGTGAAGAAAATTGTTGAACAACATGGTGGGAAGGTGAAAGTAAAAAGTGAGGTTGGTAAAGGAAGTTGCTTTATGATTGAACTTCCCTATGCTAAATAG
- a CDS encoding PD-(D/E)XK nuclease family protein: MVVFRLSQGQLNLLQRCPRNFQHIYLEQLYSPANPEYEEKQTLGSRFHLLMQQREMGLPIDTLVQADPRLNQWMTAFANAAPEIILPNSLGETFRESEHYRTLQLDNYLLSVVYDLIIADNQTAQIFDWKTYSKPPHKKELEKNWQTRLYMYVLAETSEYQPEDISLTYWFVQSSGKPQSVKFTYSPTEHQLTAKNLEKLLSQLGVWLHKYEQGESFPQIPEGSKICQQCNFVKSCFPSSLGLETYQHHPSLENSPNLESMDSHLMDIDAIQEVIIN, encoded by the coding sequence ATGGTTGTATTCAGACTTTCCCAAGGACAACTAAATTTATTACAACGTTGTCCCCGTAACTTTCAACATATTTATTTAGAGCAGTTATATTCTCCAGCAAATCCGGAATATGAGGAAAAGCAAACCTTGGGAAGTCGTTTTCACCTGTTGATGCAACAGCGAGAAATGGGTTTACCAATTGACACCCTTGTGCAAGCAGATCCGCGTCTGAACCAATGGATGACAGCTTTTGCAAACGCTGCACCAGAAATTATTTTACCTAATTCCCTAGGAGAGACTTTTCGAGAAAGTGAACATTACCGGACATTACAGTTAGATAATTACCTATTGAGCGTGGTTTATGATTTAATTATTGCTGATAATCAAACAGCGCAAATTTTTGATTGGAAAACCTACTCCAAACCACCTCATAAAAAAGAATTAGAAAAGAATTGGCAAACTCGATTATATATGTATGTTTTGGCGGAAACTAGTGAGTATCAGCCAGAAGATATTTCTCTAACTTACTGGTTTGTGCAATCCTCTGGTAAACCCCAAAGTGTCAAATTTACTTATAGTCCGACTGAACACCAGTTAACAGCCAAAAATCTTGAGAAATTACTCAGTCAGTTAGGGGTATGGTTGCATAAATATGAGCAGGGAGAAAGTTTTCCCCAGATTCCAGAGGGGAGCAAAATTTGTCAACAGTGTAATTTTGTGAAGTCTTGTTTTCCCTCCTCCCTTGGGTTAGAAACCTATCAGCACCATCCTTCCCTGGAAAATTCTCCCAATCTCGAATCCATGGATAGTCATCTGATGGATATTGATGCCATCCAAGAAGTCATAATTAATTAG
- a CDS encoding ShlB/FhaC/HecB family hemolysin secretion/activation protein, translating to MLITPKKYIFFSETLFKPVITLNLLPILWKSQPWTFALIITGGLCHTPQAIAQTPNPNSLPSDRLEEIPLKTLPSEVLTQPSNQEELLPPAEQQASLGDNDPNLKFQVNQIEVVGSTIFQAADFQPITSNFVGREVTFAELMQVKDAITKLYTDKGYVTTGALITPQTLEAGVVKIQVVEGSLEDIKISGTKRLRDEYIRSRLRLAAKTPLNVPRLLDNLQMLKLDPQIKNISAELQTGVRPGTNSLQLQVKEADTFRVTTTLDNGRSPSVGSLRRGAELNQANLLGFGDSLSIGYSNTNGSNTLNANYTLPINSRNGTISFSYGQGRNTVIEKPFSVLDIQSKSRNYELGIRQPFIQKPTQEFAMGLSFSRQFSQTELGIDNIGGFPLSPGADSQGRTKISAFRFTQEYTQRTSQQVFAARSQFSLGVDWFGANVNDNAPDSRFFAWRGQAQWLRKLASDTLFIVKNDVQIAADSLVPLEQLGLGGSSTVRGYRQDALLTDSGILLSAEFRLPVARIPKLGGVLQVTPFLDIGKGWNHNGQNPANNTLIGTGFGLLWQQNNSFSARLDWGIPLTSVEGERSSLQENGLYFSLSYSPF from the coding sequence ATGTTAATAACTCCTAAAAAATATATTTTTTTTTCAGAAACTTTATTTAAACCAGTAATTACCCTGAATTTATTGCCGATTCTGTGGAAGAGTCAACCTTGGACATTTGCCTTAATTATCACAGGAGGATTATGTCATACTCCCCAGGCGATCGCCCAAACCCCAAACCCTAATTCTTTACCCAGCGATCGCCTAGAAGAAATTCCACTGAAAACCTTACCCTCAGAGGTGTTAACACAACCATCAAACCAAGAAGAATTACTTCCTCCCGCAGAACAGCAAGCAAGTTTAGGAGACAATGATCCTAATCTCAAATTTCAGGTCAACCAGATTGAGGTAGTTGGCAGTACAATTTTTCAAGCGGCAGATTTTCAACCCATAACATCTAACTTTGTCGGACGAGAAGTGACATTTGCAGAATTAATGCAAGTTAAAGATGCAATCACCAAACTCTACACAGATAAAGGTTACGTCACCACCGGAGCATTAATTACACCCCAAACCTTAGAAGCAGGGGTAGTAAAAATTCAGGTAGTTGAAGGTAGTCTGGAAGACATCAAAATTAGTGGTACTAAACGATTACGAGATGAATATATTCGCTCACGTCTGCGACTAGCAGCAAAAACACCTCTCAACGTACCGCGTTTGTTAGACAACCTGCAAATGCTCAAACTCGATCCCCAAATTAAAAATATCTCAGCAGAACTACAAACAGGGGTACGTCCGGGAACTAATTCCCTACAACTGCAAGTTAAAGAAGCAGATACATTTAGAGTCACCACAACATTAGATAATGGGCGATCGCCTTCTGTGGGAAGTCTGCGTCGTGGTGCTGAATTAAATCAGGCAAATTTACTTGGTTTTGGTGATTCCCTGAGTATCGGTTATAGCAATACCAATGGCAGTAATACCCTGAACGCTAACTATACCCTACCCATCAACTCCCGTAATGGTACCATCTCATTTTCCTACGGACAGGGAAGAAATACTGTGATCGAAAAACCCTTCAGTGTTCTTGATATTCAATCTAAAAGTCGTAATTACGAGCTGGGGATACGGCAACCATTTATCCAAAAACCCACCCAAGAATTCGCCATGGGTTTATCTTTCTCCCGTCAATTTAGCCAAACAGAATTAGGTATTGATAATATTGGGGGGTTTCCTTTATCACCCGGTGCTGATTCCCAGGGAAGAACCAAAATCTCTGCGTTTCGCTTTACCCAAGAATATACCCAGCGTACCAGTCAACAAGTTTTTGCCGCGCGATCGCAATTTAGTTTAGGAGTCGATTGGTTCGGTGCTAATGTAAATGATAATGCCCCAGATAGCCGCTTTTTTGCTTGGCGTGGACAAGCTCAGTGGTTGCGAAAATTAGCATCAGATACCCTATTTATCGTCAAGAATGATGTCCAAATTGCTGCCGACTCCCTCGTACCTTTGGAACAATTAGGTTTAGGTGGTAGCTCAACAGTGCGGGGTTATCGTCAAGATGCACTACTAACAGACAGTGGCATCCTATTATCTGCTGAATTCCGCTTACCTGTTGCACGAATTCCCAAGCTAGGAGGAGTCTTGCAAGTTACACCCTTCCTAGACATCGGCAAAGGTTGGAATCATAATGGACAAAATCCCGCAAACAACACATTAATTGGTACGGGTTTCGGGTTACTTTGGCAACAAAATAATAGTTTTTCTGCCCGTTTAGATTGGGGTATTCCCCTAACATCCGTTGAAGGGGAAAGAAGTAGTCTTCAGGAAAATGGTCTGTACTTTTCACTCAGTTATTCACCTTTCTAA